GCCTCTGGGCTCCATGCTGCGCGCGCTGCTAGTGAAAAAGGTGCAAGAGTCATCGTGATAGAAAAAGCTGGTCGATTTCAGGTTAGAAGCGGTCAGTACGGCACTCTTGGAAATAAATATCAAAGACAGGTTGGTATAACATATGATAAGCATGAAGCCATAAACGAGCATTTAAAACAGATGGGATACCGCGCCGATCAACGTGTATGGAACTATTGGGCGGATCACAGCGGCGAGGACTTTGACTGGATGATAGACCTTGCACCTGCGGTGCATTTTATGTTTGAAACTGATACGCAGCTTGATAGAAATAAGATAAATTTGATGCTCATGCACTATCCACTCCCGGCTGCATACGATCGAAGCAAAGAAAATAGTCCAACTTATCCAACCGTTATGACATTTTTGCCTAGTCAAGAGCCAATGATGGAGCTAGTTTATAAAAAGTCTATAGAGCAAGGCACAAAGTATATCTTTAAAACTCGCGCACAAAAACTGCTTCGTGATAAAACCACTGGCAAAATGCAAGGAGTAATCGCACAAGATATGGCTGATGGCTCATATATCAAGATAAATGCTAAATCGGTAATTTTAGCCTCAGGCGATTATATGAATGACCATGAGATGGTAAAAACGTTTGTACCGTATGTGGCAAATTTCTTCTGTCCATTTCCAAACGTGGATTACAAAAACCACCCAACAAACACAGGAGACGGACACAAGCTAGGCTCATGGATAGGTGCAAAGCTAGAAGACGGACCGCACGCACCAGTTGCTCACACTCTTGGCGGACCACTTGGTGTTGATGCGTTTTTGCTTACGAATGCAAAGGGAGAACGCTTTACAAATGAAGATATAAGCGGACAGCAAGTTACCCAGCCAATCTCTCGTCAGCCAGGAGGCTTTGGCTGGCAGGTGTTTGACGCTAAATTTCCAGAGCAAGTTGGGTTTATGGGCGTATCGCACGGTAGTGTAAATCACTGTGTAGCACCAGAGGATAATCCAAAACTTCCACCTGACTGCCAGTGGGCGATAGGCAAAACATCGTATATATCGGTAAAAGATCTTGAAGAGATGCCTGATGTCGTAAAAGCAAACAGCATAGAAGAGCTTGCTAATATGCTCTATCCTGATAACAAAAAGGCACAAATGCAGTTTTTAGCGACTACAAAACGCTATAACGAGCTATGCGACAAGGGTCATGATGATGATTTTGGCAAGACTGCCAAGAGAATGTTCCCAGTTCGCCACGCGCCGTTTTATGCTGGCAAGATGGGTGTGGGTGCAAGCCTAGTTGTCATGGGTGGTTTTACTGTTGAACCAAGTACCGCAAATGTACTCGATACTGACTATAACGAAATTGCAGGACTTTATGCCTGCGGCAATGTTATGGGTGGACGCTTTTTGGGCGATTATCCAGTAGTTTTAGCTGGTACTAGCCATGCAACATGCCTATGCTACGGACGCTTAGCAGGCTATCAGGCTGCGGCAAACGCAAAAGGAAAAAGAGCATGAGTGAGAAAAGAATATATATATTAATAGGACTAGTAGTAGTAGCTGCTATCGTGGGGTTTTTTGCGTTTCATCAGGTAGAAAAAGCTAGCCACAAAGCTGGATTTTGTATCATGTGCCACAACATGCAGCCAGAGTACGACTCTTTTGTAAAGGGAGATATGCTTGCCAAAAAGCATAATGACGCAAATGTAACATGTCATGGTTGTCACGTTCCAACTATAGGAGAGCAACTAAATGAGCTTAAGATGTATGCAACTGGCAACTTTGAGATCCCAACACCACAAAGAGGCTTTACAAACGAGCAGTGCACAGGCTGTCATAAGGTAGATGAGATCAGGAAAAAGACCTCACACTATGGTAAGTCTAACCCACACGAAGGCGCTCATAACAAAGACAATGAAATGCTACAATGTCAGTCATGTCATGCCGTACATCATCCGCAAAAGTTAAACACTTGCACGTCTTGCCACCCGATAGACTGGAAAGTAAATAGTAGCTGGAAGATGCATTTGCTAGATAAAAAATAATCTCTAATCCGCCTTGCTTAGGGCGGATTTATCTCTTTTGCAAATATAAATTTACATTCAAGTTAGGTTAAAAACTTCTAAAGGAGTTTTTAACCTTTATACTTCAAAAAATAGGGGGGCTGGGCTAAACTTTTAACCATCATAGTTTACATGTAAAACATTCTGCAAGTGTAGTTTTCTTTTCTGCAAAATTTCTGACGTAGCGTTCACAAGCGTTTTACATGTAAAAGTTTCATGATGTCCTAAAGAGGAAACTGATCTGGCTACACTTATTAGGACACAGAAATGATAAGATTTCTACATAATAAAAGAGGATTAATAAGATGGTCAACAAAGGTCAGAAATATACTCAAGAGTTTAAAAAGTTTAATTGATCTTGTGGCACATTTAAGCTCAAAGAATATCCATTTCAAAAGCTTAACGGACTCCATTGACACATCAACACTAAGCGGAAGATTCTTTTTTCATGTCATTGCATCTTTAGCTCAAATGGAAAGAGAACTCATTGTTGAGCGAACGAAAGCTGGACTTGCTGCTGCAAAAAAACTGGGAAGAGTTGGTGGAAGAAAAAGAAGTATGACAGATAGCAAACTTGCAAATGCTAAAAAATTATTAGCAGCTGGAGCGCTTCCAAAAGATGTAGCAAAGGATCTAGGGGTTTCAATTGCTACACTCTACAGGTGGATCCCTGCAAGGTAATTTCTCTTAACGTACTATATATTCCGTTTTCTCAGGGGACCCCTTACATGTAAAGCTACAAAAACCCAATCACAATTGGCAATAAAACGGCGATAAACACCCCAATCAACCCCATCGCTAAGGCTGAAAATGCCGCGGCATTTTCGCTGATCTCGAAGGCTCGGGCTGTGCCTACGGCGTGTGAGATGAGTCCGAGGGCGAAGCCTTTGGCGGCGTCGTGTTTGATCTTTAGGAGTTTAAAAATGAACGTACCAAAGAGTGCTCCCAAAAGTCCTGTGATGACGACAAATCCGATGGCTAAAGCGGCATTGGCGCCAATGTCATGCGCGGTGATAAGCGTAATGGGCGCCGTGACCGACTTGGTGGTCATCGAGAGCATCGTGATCTTAGAAGCGCCAAAGAGCCATAAAATGGCAACAGCGCTGAGAATGGTAAAGATGCCGCCAAAAGCGAGCGTGATGAGAATGGGCAGAAAATAGGACTGAATCAATTTGAGATTTTTATACAACGGAAGCGCTAAGGCAACCGTGGCAGGTCCTAGAAAAAAGTGCAAAATGCTGACCGACTCAAAATACTGTTTGTAAGGAATTTGCGCCACGATAAGAATGGGAAGCATGATGACATACGCGATAACAATGGGTTGCAATAGCGCGTGTTTACCTGTTTTTTCGTAAATAATAATCCCGATTTTATAAGCACTTAGGGTGATAATAATCCAGCTTAGAGGCGTATTCATCACATAAGCGATCAGTGCGTCAACGTTCATTTTCTCTCCTTGCGCGAGATCAACACATCCATGAGTTTGACACTAAACGCGAGGGCTAAAAAGGTTCCCACGATCAAGGACGCAAGAATGGCAAAAAGCTCGTTTGAGATCGTCTCAAATTGGGTGATGATGCCTGCGGCGGCAGGAATAATGAAAAGGGGCAAATAGCGCAGTAGCCAAAACACCGAGCTATCAAGGGCTGGAAAACTCCCTTTTCGGAGCATCAAAAAGAGCAAAAGCAAGACCATACCGATGATGGCTCCTGGGATTTTGAGCATAAACAGTTTACTGATGCACTCTCCGACAAATTGGAAGAGTAAAAGGGTCAAGATACCGTGTAGCATAGTTTTCCTAAAGTTTTAAATTAGACAAAAAGTCTATTATACAGAATTTAATTTCGATATAAATCGTTTAGAGAACACATTGAAACCACCACACACACGAAAGCAATGAAAGCGTGAATTTACGCGCGCTTGGCAAGTGTATCTAACGCTTCTTTAACCCTTTGTATCACGCCGTCCCAATCGCCAAAAGCGGTTTGTCTAAAAAGACGAAGCGTGGGATACCAAGGCGAATCCTCTGTGTGCAACATCCATCTCCAGCAGGTATCCAAGCGGTTCAAAAGCCATACGGGCTTTCCCATAGCGGCTGCTAAATGCGCTGTTGACGTATCGACGGATATAATGAGATCCAGTTGAGAAATAAGTCCTGCGGTATCGGCAAAATCATCCACATCATCCATAAAGTTAAAAAGATTATCGCTCTTCCATAGTTCATGGCGGCGCTCTTTGAGTTCACTTTGTGCAGGATCTCCTTTTTGTAACGAGTAGAAATCTATATCGGCTCTGTTTAGTGTAACGATCAGCTCTAGAGGGATGTTTCTGCGATTATTGGCTGTCCACAGCTCGGGTTGATTGGCTCGGAAACCACCGTTCCAAACCACGCCTACCCGTAACGCCCTTTTTTCACCTAATCTCTTTTTCCAAAGATGAATCTGTGCCTGATCCACCTCGATGTAAGGAATGTGATGTGGAATGGTTTCTAAGGTTGTCCCAAACGCATGCGGTAAGCTTAACAATGGAGCGTGGTAATCAAACGCTGGAAGCGGTAAGCCTTTTTCAATGAGGG
Above is a genomic segment from Sulfurospirillum halorespirans DSM 13726 containing:
- a CDS encoding CidA/LrgA family protein: MLHGILTLLLFQFVGECISKLFMLKIPGAIIGMVLLLLFLMLRKGSFPALDSSVFWLLRYLPLFIIPAAAGIITQFETISNELFAILASLIVGTFLALAFSVKLMDVLISRKERK
- a CDS encoding cytochrome c3 family protein: MSEKRIYILIGLVVVAAIVGFFAFHQVEKASHKAGFCIMCHNMQPEYDSFVKGDMLAKKHNDANVTCHGCHVPTIGEQLNELKMYATGNFEIPTPQRGFTNEQCTGCHKVDEIRKKTSHYGKSNPHEGAHNKDNEMLQCQSCHAVHHPQKLNTCTSCHPIDWKVNSSWKMHLLDKK
- a CDS encoding LrgB family protein, producing MNVDALIAYVMNTPLSWIIITLSAYKIGIIIYEKTGKHALLQPIVIAYVIMLPILIVAQIPYKQYFESVSILHFFLGPATVALALPLYKNLKLIQSYFLPILITLAFGGIFTILSAVAILWLFGASKITMLSMTTKSVTAPITLITAHDIGANAALAIGFVVITGLLGALFGTFIFKLLKIKHDAAKGFALGLISHAVGTARAFEISENAAAFSALAMGLIGVFIAVLLPIVIGFL
- a CDS encoding FAD-dependent oxidoreductase — its product is MIEKNELPRRTFFKRSGVLTLGSVAAGSALLTGCENPDNHLIPPKKEVSKGPEVPKWLGVEPQISEKEIKGTLDTDVLIIGAGASGLHAARAASEKGARVIVIEKAGRFQVRSGQYGTLGNKYQRQVGITYDKHEAINEHLKQMGYRADQRVWNYWADHSGEDFDWMIDLAPAVHFMFETDTQLDRNKINLMLMHYPLPAAYDRSKENSPTYPTVMTFLPSQEPMMELVYKKSIEQGTKYIFKTRAQKLLRDKTTGKMQGVIAQDMADGSYIKINAKSVILASGDYMNDHEMVKTFVPYVANFFCPFPNVDYKNHPTNTGDGHKLGSWIGAKLEDGPHAPVAHTLGGPLGVDAFLLTNAKGERFTNEDISGQQVTQPISRQPGGFGWQVFDAKFPEQVGFMGVSHGSVNHCVAPEDNPKLPPDCQWAIGKTSYISVKDLEEMPDVVKANSIEELANMLYPDNKKAQMQFLATTKRYNELCDKGHDDDFGKTAKRMFPVRHAPFYAGKMGVGASLVVMGGFTVEPSTANVLDTDYNEIAGLYACGNVMGGRFLGDYPVVLAGTSHATCLCYGRLAGYQAAANAKGKRA